From the Chlorogloeopsis sp. ULAP01 genome, the window GCTGTTAACAAAATGACAGGCAATAACCGAAACATAGGTTTTTGTCGTACCTGGCGCACTAATTCATAACCATTCATCTGTGGCATGACAATGTCGGTGACTATTAAATCAGGATGGAACTCCTCCACCTTTGTCAAAGCCTCTTGACCGTCATTAGCAGTAATTACCGAGTAGCCAGACAATTCAAGATAATCGCTAATAGACAGACGAGTGCCTAGATCGTCGTCCACTACAAGGATTGTCAAGGGCATGGAAAGTACACCCCTAGCATTTTTTCCTAAGAAATTTGCTTCTATAAACACTGTCAGCAAACACAGACAATAATAGGACTCTTATGTTTCATACTATGACAGGATTACCAGCTAATAACACTCTGTAGAATGAATTACCAATATATCTTCCAATCACAAGAGGTATTATTCAGTTGTATTCCCAAAGTTAAACTTACATCTAAATAGCTGTAGAACTAGAGCCAACTTTTTTATAATTTGTAACACATCATCAATTATAAGTCCTTAATTAAATTAAACTTAATTATACATATACATACATATATAGTTCTAACTTCAGAAATCACAAACATAAGTAACAAAATTGTGTACAAAAAATATATCCACTGCTTAGAATTTACCATTAAATCGGAGCACCATTATGACACATCTATAGTTGGTAGTCTTCACCAGATAGAGATAGTTTCTAATTTTTAAACATGATCTTTAATGCCGTTGTTTTTTCCCTAACTTTGCCACTATTTAGGTCTTTTTAATCAAAGAAGAACGTATACTAAAGGATTTTGAAACAAATTTTCCATCTTTCTTGACATATAAGCTAGTAACTAAATTTTACTATTAAGCAAATCAGTCAACTGACCTGAAGTTATAATGACTTTAAGCGAGGATGATTATAGATGATTTCAAATAAAATTGAAGTATAACTTGATACCGAGTAAAGAATAACGTTAATTAATTCAAATCATTAGATTTGGCAATTATCAAAACTTATTCTACAAAAGAAATATCTCTGATGTGGCGTTCTAAATCTATCTAGAGGTTGGCAGAAATACTTAACAAATTAGGTATTGTAAATCTTGTTCTAGAAGATTTACAAAAACTCCTGTGGTTCCAATTAGAGATAATAATCCAACAAAAATCACACCTTATGTTACCTATGGGCTGATTGCAGCTAACGTTCTCGCTTTTATTTATGAAGCGAGTCTGCCTCCCCAATATTTAGATAGTTTTTTTCACCTGTTTGCAGTAGTGCCGCGAGAATTAACAGCTAGCTTTGGAGGTATCACTGTCAATCAACCAGTGCCAGAGTGGGTGACTTTAATTACTGCACAATTTTTGCATGGCGGTTTGCTACACTTGGCTGGCAATATGTTGTTTCTGTGGATTTTTGGCAATAACGTTGAAGATAAGTTAGGCCATGTTAAGTATTTATTTTTCTATATAGGCTGCGGTATTTTAGCGACATTAGCTCAGTGGTATTTCTCACAAACTTCCGCAGTTCCTTCATTAGGGGCAAGTGGAGCGATCGCTGGCGTCATGGGAGCGTATATTATCCGTTTCCCTCAAGCAGAAGTATTAGGTATAGTTCCCTTGGGATTTTTCTTTCCTACCTTCCGCGTTCCAGCATATTTCTTTCTCGGATTCTGGTTTCTCCAACAAGCTTTTTACGGCGTTGCTAGCTTAGAAGCACCTACCAATATTGGTATGGAAAGTGGTGGTATTGCATACTGGGCGCACGCTGGTGGTTTTCTATTTGGGGCAATTCTCGGCCCTGTGTTGGGGTTATTTAGAGAAGATTCAGAGCAAGAAAAATTTACTGGGTACTAGGTATTGGTGATTGGGTACTGGGTAATGGTGATAGGGGATTAGAATTGAATCTAAAATTCAAAATTTAAAATTCCTAGTCCCTAGTCACCAGTCCCTAATCCCTAATCTTAATAATTCTTCATTGCCCGTTGCATTTCGCGCTGATCTTGGCGTTTTTTGAGATCTTCTCGCTTGTCATGGAGTTTCTTCCCTCTGACAAGAGCTATACTTACTTTCACCCAACCGCGTTTGAGATACATTTTCAAAGGCACTAAAGTCAAGCCCTGCTGTTCCACCTTGCCAATCAGTTTACGAAGTTCTTGGCGATGCAGTAGTAGCTTGCGTGTGCGGCGTGGTTCGTGGTTAAAATATTGTCCACTAGCTGTATAAGGCGAAATATGCGCGTTAATTAGCCATGCCTCTCCATTGCGAATCAAAGCATAGCCATCTTGGAGATTAACCCTACCCGCACGAATCGATTTAACTTCAGTTCCAGTCAACTGGATACCAGCTTCGTAAGTTTCGAGAATTTCATATAAATACCGGGCTTGCCGATTGTCACTAATAACTTTGTAACCGTCACTCTTATCGCTCATTGAGAATTGTACTTGCGCCTAAATTAATGAATGAAAAATCTTGTAAATTGGCTAGCGAATTTATAAAGGGCTATTAAACCACTATAAATGCTTAACTGGATATTATTCTTATCCTAGTCCTAGCCTTGAGAGAATGATTGAAATCTATATGTCTTAAGCGTGAGTTTAGCGTAAGTTGAGTTTATAGCTACAGATTGATTATGTTTACTGGGTGAGTCGATACAGTGGTGAATAACTTTGAAATAGACAAGGAACTTTTACTATGAAAAGTTATTTCACTAAAGCTGTGAGTGCTGGTGTTGTCACTTTGACTATGGTTATTTTGCCCTTAACTCTACCTGCACAAGCACAAGTTCAGCAAACTCAACCTGGAGTTCAAACCACACCTGCACCAGGTACTAGAGTTGAGGAAGACGAAGGTTTCGATTGGGGTTGGCTAGGATTACTTGGACTTTTGGGTTTGGCTGGTTTAGCTGGCAGAAAGCGCAATGACGAACCCACTCGATATCGCGATCCTAATGCTGTGGGTAGCACTACCTACAGAGAATAAATTTACCGATCAAATCTAAATTTGCTCCATAACACACTGTTGGAAAGATGACTATATACAAAAAGCCTTGGATACATTGTCCTCCAAGGCTTTTTTCACTTCATTTCATCACGGTAAAATTCTATAACCAATTATGACAATTTCTCTTGTCTGTCCCCTATCCCTTTAATTTGGTGCAGATTGTGAATGAAGTGAATCTACCTGTTGAGTTTGAGCTTGAGCTGAAGATGTCCAGTAGCTGGCAACTAAACCTACTAATAGCCACCAAATACTATTGACTGCTGGACGATACCAGACGGTATCTACAAAACCATGACCTAGCATACCAGCCAAGGCAGCGATCGCTCCAATTAACCACAAACCGTCTACACTTGATGATTGGCGCAGTCTTTGTAGTTCCGACCAACCTGTATTAAACATTACTACTAAAAACCATATAAAACTAGTTAAACCAATTATGCCAGTCTCCACAGCCACTTCTAGCAAAATTGAATAAGCGCTAAGGGCATTGTATCGAGGCAGTTGGTAAAGTGGATAAATTCTATTAAAAACATCATGTCCAGGGCCGATACCAAAGACTGGATAGTCTTGAATCATTTTAATTACTGCCATCCAGACATTGATACGAAAGTTATTACTACTATCGCCACGACCAGCGAAAATACTGAGAATGCGCAAGCGAAAAGTTTCTGAAAATCCAAAAGCGACAACAAAAGC encodes:
- a CDS encoding rhomboid family intramembrane serine protease; this encodes MVPIRDNNPTKITPYVTYGLIAANVLAFIYEASLPPQYLDSFFHLFAVVPRELTASFGGITVNQPVPEWVTLITAQFLHGGLLHLAGNMLFLWIFGNNVEDKLGHVKYLFFYIGCGILATLAQWYFSQTSAVPSLGASGAIAGVMGAYIIRFPQAEVLGIVPLGFFFPTFRVPAYFFLGFWFLQQAFYGVASLEAPTNIGMESGGIAYWAHAGGFLFGAILGPVLGLFREDSEQEKFTGY
- the smpB gene encoding SsrA-binding protein SmpB encodes the protein MSDKSDGYKVISDNRQARYLYEILETYEAGIQLTGTEVKSIRAGRVNLQDGYALIRNGEAWLINAHISPYTASGQYFNHEPRRTRKLLLHRQELRKLIGKVEQQGLTLVPLKMYLKRGWVKVSIALVRGKKLHDKREDLKKRQDQREMQRAMKNY
- a CDS encoding WGxxGxxG family protein, producing MKSYFTKAVSAGVVTLTMVILPLTLPAQAQVQQTQPGVQTTPAPGTRVEEDEGFDWGWLGLLGLLGLAGLAGRKRNDEPTRYRDPNAVGSTTYRE